The nucleotide window CATCCCTTGGAGCTTTCCCACATCCCAATGACCTGAAATATCACAAAAATCCATCAGTAACTCAGTAGAGTTGAAACCACTACTTACCTGACTTAAAGAATCACTCAGACGTCCTGCCCCCGGAGCCCAGTGATGGTCCCAGAAGCGGATTCGGGTTCCATCTCCAACTCTCCAGATGCAATTGCGCTCAACGTTCTCCCAGGAAGCACAGATACCTCTCCAGATATTGGAATTACTCCTTTTTCTTTCTACTCTGGGCATAGTGTCATTGCCACAACCATACTTTGACCGGAGGACTTTAGCCCAAAGGTCGTCTTTTTTAGCTATCAGTCCCCAACCGGCTTTCATCATAAAGGCTTTGTTGCCAAGGCTTGCATGTCTAATACCCAATCCACCAGTGTGTTTCGGCTCACAGATCATCTTCCAGTTAAGAAGGTGTATCTTCTTATTTTGATCAGTGTCgccccaaataaaattcctgCAAATACGATCAATAGTATTACAAGTAGAGGCAGGTAATATAGCAGATTGCATATTATACAAAGGCATTGAAGAAAGAACAGATTTCACCAGAGTAGTTCTTCCAGCCAGGGAGAGAGAGGAAGCTTTCGACGAATTTAGTCTGGCATGGAGTTTGTTTATGATGCCTTCAAAGGTATGTTTTGTTACTTTAGAATGAAGAACGGGCACCCCCAAGTACTTTCCCAGATCATCAGTTCTAGCAAACTGTAGGACATTACTTATCTCTGTGCGAACCATGTGCCCCACATTTTTAGAGAAGAAGATTCTAGTTTTCTCTTTGCTGACATTCTGGCCAGAGCTTTGACAGAAGGCTTCTAGACACTTATTGATGATATTGGCTTGGTCGACTTTGGCTTCTGCAAAAAGAATGATATCATCTGCAAAGCACAGATGGGAGATAGGAGGTCCATCCTTCTTTAGACATATAGGCTTCCAAACGTCTTGATCCACTGCTATACTGATTAGTTGGGAGAGCCTTTCAATGCAAAGAACAAAGATATAGGGAGATATGGGGTCTCCTTGTCTAATGCCTCTAGTAGGTGAGAATTCCTCGAGTTCCTCTCCATTCCACAGGACTCTCATTCTGGCCGTCGAAATACAGGAGAGGGTTAGATCAATGAAATTTTTTGGGAGCCCGATATCCAAGAGGGTTTCCTTGATAAAACTCCATTTAAGTCTATCGTAAGCTTTTTCCAGGTCGATCTTTATAGCCATCCAACCctttcccccttttttattcCTCATAGAATGGATAACTTCTTGAGTGATGATGATGTTGTCGGCGCTCTGTCTACCAGGAATAAAGCTGCACTGATTTGGTCTAACCAACTTGTTCATAACACTTCTCAATCTATTAGCCAAAATTTTTGTAACCACTTTATAAGAAACATTGCAAAGGCTGATGGGTCTTAACTGCTTAAAGTGAGATACAGGTTCGACTTTCGAGATAAGGGTGATAAGGGTTTCATTAACCTCTTTGACCTTTTTTGGTTGCAGGAAGATACTCTTGGTTAGGTTGCATACGTCGTTGCCTATTTTACTCCACTGACTTTGGTAGAAGATGGCTTGCAATCCGTCTCTTCCCAGAGCCTTCCAACTCCCAATGTCAAACATGGCATCTTTGATTTCCTCATTTGATACATTCCGGCCCAAGGCATGAGATTCTGTGTTGTTCAGATTGGGGAACATGTTttgaagaaagaagggagtatGGGGAGAGCTATCAGTGTAGAGGTTGTTGAAAAAAGAAGTTGCCATATTTTCAAGGGTAGGCTTATCATTTATCCATTCACCAGTGTCATTCTGCAGAGAGACAATTATATTTTTGCGTCTTCTAATCATGGTGGAACCATGGAAGAATTTAGTGTTTCGGTCACCGAACTCGATCCACTTGTTCCTAGACTTTTGGAACCAAAGCATTTCTTCCTGGTTAAGAGTCTGTTCATACTCCCCCCATAGATCTTTTTGCAATTTCTCAAGAAAAGAGTTTGGGGATTGCCCCAAGCTCAAGTTGATACCTTGGAGGCGTCTAAGAATTTTCTGCTTACGCTGAAAGATGTTACCAAAGACTGACCTATTCCAATCCGTAATTCTGCTTTTAAAGTTCGAGATCCCCTCAGTCCAAGAACCCTGAATATTCCAAGATGTATTCACCACGTTTCCAAAATCTGGGTGGCTGATCCATGCCGCTAAGAATCGGAATGGGCGTCTCCTTCTATTTTGGGAGAAAGTTGGGAAAAGTTGTAGGCAGATCGGGGAATGATCCGATTTAAGCATGGGCATATGCTTAATAATCGCCTCGGGGAATTGAATTTGCCAATCTAGGTTGCTTAAACCTCTGTCAAGTCTCTCCGCCAGATTAGCCCTTTTCCAGGTGTAAGGCCAACCTGTAAAACCCAAATCAACCAGGCCACAATTCGAAACACACTCCTGAAAATCTTTACAGGCCCTGTGACTGCTACTCAGTGCCCCTCCACTTTTTTCATGATTATGGAGCATGGCGTTAAAGTCGCCCAACAGACACCAGGGAGATTCACACTAGAAGCATAAGTTTTTAGTTGTAGCCATAACAGTCTTCTAGTCGCCCTTTGGGGGCTCCCATAAATAGCAGAGATGAGCCAAGGAGTAGAGTTATTACCAGTAATCTTAAGGTGAACAAACTGCTTGTCATGCTCCAGAACGTCCACCTTCCAAACAGAAGAATCCCAGAGACACCAAATTCCTCCAGCGTGTCCCGTTGCATCTACGACAAAAGATTGATCAAAGCCTATCTTATGTCGAATTTGATTACCCCGAATACCATTCACATGAGTTTCCAACAGAAAGAACAAATTAGCGCTATACTCGTGTCTCAGATCTCGGATGAGAGAAGGGAAGGTTTTGCTACCTACCCCCCTGCAGTTCCAGCTAATGATGTTCATTATCAATCCTGGTGTGAAAATGAGCCCACATGGCTAGATCAACTTCCGAGAGCAAGCCCCAATCATTGGGCCCCCCTGGTTCCGGGATGAAGATGCACTCTGGGTTCCTTCCCCAACGAAATCACTCATGGCCACATCAATGTGTCCGACTTGGTCACCTCTCTCCTCCATGCTCTCCATTCGCTCCTTCATAGGTTGCTGTTGTTTATCTGGGTTGAATAGTAAGTTTTGTCTTATCCCATGTATCTCCATATTTCTCGAAGAATCTTTCAAGGTATTAAAGGTATCCCATCTTTCTAGCTCAATCTTTCTCATGTAGTCATTAACCACCATTTCCATACCTTCCAGCTCAGAGTTATGCTCCTTCTTCTTCGCAGCTTCCATGTGGTTCTCTGTTCCTGTAGGCCGTGCAGTAGAGGATGCTGGTGTTTTAGGTTTATTTTTTCCGGTGTTAACTTTCTTACCCGGTTCAATCGTGGGTTTTGGGCGGGTAGCAAATTTTTGCTGGTTCTGTGGGTTCTTCCCCGCACCCGGTTTGGTAGTTTTTGTTTGCACTTGGACCTTAGTTGTTGTGCCTTGGGCTTGGCTTATGTTAGGCCCATTCCTATCCAAAAAACCTTGGCTCTCTTTATACTTCGTCCCATCTTCATGCATACTTTCCAGATTTTCTTCTTGCAGGATATTAAAGCGAGATCCCGAATTGGGATTATTCCTTATTGGCGAGTTTCCTTCTTCAGAGCTGTAGATAATGAGCGCATCTTGGTTGGCATGAAAAGGTTTCTTTCCTACTTGGGGCTTATTTCTATTATTGTACCGTTGCACCATCATCCAAGGCCCAAAATCCGGGTTGGATTTACCGTTGCTATGATTGCGCTGATCCTGGGGTTCTGTGGCATTTCCATTTTCGTTTCCGACCTTGCCGTCCGGGACCTCACCTTGTGGATTCTCACCGGACCGGTTGTCTTCCATAGGGTCACCGTTCATAGCGTCATTATCCATGCATTGTTCGGATCTGTGCCCGTATTTACCACAGGAAAAGCAAATTTGGTATAAACCTTCATACTCGAGGTGTAGTTCACAGCCAAGCACAGAGATTATCGGTACTAGTTGTTTTGCCAAATCGATCTCCACACATATACTAGCGAATTTACcccttgaatgaatggatgtaGTACGATCAATCTTGAGCATGTGCCCAATGGCTAAGCCAACTCTCCAGAGGAATCTGTGGTTATACAGTTTGATCGGCAAGTTTGGAATGCGAATCCAGGTTGCTATTTTTCTGATTTCTGTTGTCCCGGATAGGAAAAAAGGTCGCCATCTTTGTACTATGAGGTAGTGGCCAGCGATCATCCAAGGGCCCTCCAAAAGCGCATGTGCGTAATCCTCCTCATCTGCAAAGTGAACCAAGAAATAGTCACGATTCATATCAATAACATGGATCTTACCTTTTTTCTCCCAGTCTCTGCGGAGTCGTTGTTCCATGAATGCAAACGTCACACGTTTTCCCAGCAGTTTAACCATGAGAGCATTCTTCCATGGTTTACACCACTCCTCAAATTCCTCCTTCGCCACCGGAATATTGGGACAAGGGTCGAACGATTTCTCGTTGTTTTCATGATCATCTTCATTCCTATACCATTTGTCCTCAGGGTTGGGGCTATCAATTTCCACGTCAGGCAAGGTGTTCTAATCTTCTTTCAGCCCCGGGCTTGTCAATAGTGTATCTTTATATGATCCTTTCGATATATTGAAATTATTTCCTCCAACAGAGACAATTTCCATGCACTCAGATGGTTGATTGAGATCAACCTCTTCTCGAGTTTTAACTTTCTTTGTGCTTCTCTGTACGAGGTCGTCCTCTTGAGTGGAAACCCTAACAGAGCGTTGAGCCATTGTTTCGCATTTGGTGTTCAACAAAAAAACACATGTAAATTCTAATAGCTCTATAATTTAAGGTGAAGTAGCCGTTCACAATTATCAATGTTCTAAAAACTGGTTCGAACCGGCCGGTCGGACCGGTCAAACCGTGAACCGGACTGAAAAATGGATCGATCAATCATCAAAACTGCGAAATTAAAAAATCGGAATTGAACTGGCGAACCGGCCGGTAATCGGTCGGTCGAACCGAACTGTGACCCGGCCGGTTTTTAAGTTAGCAACAAAGCGCTGtcgtttttgagtttttttccCTTTGAAGTCTGAATCCTAAATCACGAAAACTCCCAAGGCTGAGACTGAGATCCCTAATTGGCTTCGCTGCTCTCTCTGCTTCAGTGGTTCCCATTGTTGATGATTCTTCTTCGAGCAAGCTTGCTTCACTGAAGTCACTAGCGTCACCGCGTCATGCGGGTCGAGGGCTCGCCGTCGAGACACCACCATCGCGCCACCTAGAGCCATCGAGAACTGAGAAGTGAGAACGCCTCACTCTCACACGGGTCGAGCCACCGCCGTCGAGCCACCACAACAGCCGTGGAGAACTGAGAAGGTGCCTTCGCTGTCTCCCACCGCCTCACTCTCACTCTCCCTTCCCCCATCTCTGCTTCTTCTCTGTCTTTCAGGTCTCTGCCCTTCCCCTGTTCTATTCATTTTGTTGCTATAGCTAGTTAATTTTGATTAGCTTAGTTAGTTAGAAATGCATGTTAGTTGATTAGGTGGTTAGCGAATCTGAGCTGAATAGTGTATTTAGGTTTGTtttgaataatgatgatgactGAAAGTGTTGCTGTTCTATTGATTTTCTTGCTTTGTTTGTGTTGTATGGTTTGCTCCTGTGCCAATTTGGCTTGATTGATGCTGCTGCATACTGATTTATTGCTGCCTTGTCCTGCCTGTTGATGCTGAGTCTTGTTTTAATTTGAGCCTAATCACTGGATTCAGTTAGGAGCATTTGTGTGGATTCATGTTGCTTGCTTGTGCAGTGAGGATTTTTGCTGAATTCCTGTTTCATTTTGTTCTGATGCTGTGTTGTAAGCCAGTATTTCTGTACATAGTTT belongs to Arachis duranensis cultivar V14167 chromosome 8, aradu.V14167.gnm2.J7QH, whole genome shotgun sequence and includes:
- the LOC107461787 gene encoding uncharacterized protein LOC107461787 is translated as MNIISWNCRGVGSKTFPSLIRDLRHEYSANLFFLLETHVNGIRGNQIRHKIGFDQSFVVDATGHAGGIWCLWDSSVWKVDVLEHDKQFVHLKITGWPYTWKRANLAERLDRGLSNLDWQIQFPEAIIKHMPMLKSDHSPICLQLFPTFSQNRRRRPFRFLAAWISHPDFGNVVNTSWNIQGSWTEGISNFKSRITDWNRSVFGNIFQRKQKILRRLQGINLSLGQSPNSFLEKLQKDLWGEYEQTLNQEEMLWFQKSRNKWIEFGDRNTKFFHGSTMIRRRKNIIVSLQNDTGEWINDKPTLENMATSFFNNLYTDSSPHTPFFLQNMFPNLNNTESHALGRNVSNEEIKDAMFDIGSWKALGRDGLQAIFYQSQWSKIGNDVCNLTKSIFLQPKKVKEVNETLITLISKVEPVSHFKQLRPISLCNVSYKVVTKILANRLRSVMNKLVRPNQCSFIPGRQSADNIIITQEVIHSMRNKKGGKGWMAIKIDLEKAYDRLKWSFIKETLLDIGLPKNFIDLTLSCISTARMRVLWNGEELEEFSPTRGIRQGDPISPYIFVLCIERLSQLISIAVDQDVWKPICLKKDGPPISHLCFADDIILFAEAKVDQANIINKCLEAFCQSSGQNVSKEKTRIFFSKNVGHMVRTEISNVLQFARTDDLGKYLGVPVLHSKVTKHTFEGIINKLHARLNSSKASSLSLAGRTTLVKSVLSSMPLYNMQSAILPASTCNTIDRICRNFIWGDTDQNKKIHLLNWKMICEPKHTGGLGIRHASLGNKAFMMKAGWGLIAKKDDLWAKVLRSKYGCGNDTMPRVERKRSNSNIWRGICASWENVERNCIWRVGDGTRIRFWDHHWAPGAGRLSDSLSQVSSGFNSTELLMDFCDISGHWDVGKLQGMLPEDIVQRITAISPPSPWKEADHIAWEPSSDGIFSTKTAYQVIMEEQHTQNQNFRLVWRWQGPERIRTFLWLATHNVILTNSERKRRHLTNDDSCPRCRCHEESTIHVLRDCFYAKSIWRKLFPPIGINSFFNTDLNEWLLQNLKSNNKWSCLFGVAVSTMWYLRNKLVFNGESVLVTTAVNQIRARSEEFGRVVQTNLTLRNNHNSGASNIRWSRPEKGYIKVNVDGSWFSHKNNAACGGVFRDANGKFMSRFAVIHGLNIATTNGYHNLVVESDSAAAINFINRGCPPTHPGAPLALPCISYALFCDCIDGTRNIMYGTRLLINPDVPEAVMLRKNVYYREISQYLSVFSGKPAYVNADEVLYSIERKTIKELRVAADVGFYIILATVLDVEHVLSWWYKSCVCSVKAEANADTYFCDNCNKDVNNVINSMTTEYLKRVHSENVWDIENPIYQCQHCKAWMWSKERLAKFK